A genomic segment from Salvia splendens isolate huo1 chromosome 13, SspV2, whole genome shotgun sequence encodes:
- the LOC121762915 gene encoding notchless protein homolog, with product MEVEAAEFGRAEEREQSHRVICQLTDAEGTPLGSPIFLPETAGPKELQHLVNQLLNNEEKLPYTFYVSDHELAVELGSYLQKNKVSVEKVITIVYQPQAVFRIRPVTRCSSTIAGHTEAVLSVAFSPDGHHLASGSGDTTVRMWDLNTQTPLFTCKGHKNWVLCIAWSPDGKHLVSGSKAGELICWDPQTGKSLGNPLMGHKKWITGISWEPVHLSAPCCRFVSASKDGDARIWDVAFKKCIICLTGHTLAITCVKWGGDGFIYTGSQDCTIKIWETTQGKLIRELKGHGHWVNSLALSTEYVLRTGAFDHTGKQYSSPEEMKQVALERYNKMRGGAPERLVSGSDDFTMFLWEPAASKHPKNRMTGHQQLVNHVYFSPDGQWIASASFDKSVKLWNGVTGSFVAAFRGHVGPVYQISWSADSRLLLSGSKDSTLKVWDIRTQKLKQDLPGHADEVFAVDWSPDGEKVASGGKDKVLKLWMG from the exons ATGGAAGTTGAAGCAGCAGAATTTGGTAGGGCGGAGGAGAGAGAGCAGAGCCACCGCGTCATATGTCAGCTCACCGACGCGGAAGGCACGCCGCTCGGTTCGCCTATTTTCCTGCCGGAAACCGCAGGTCCTAAGGAGCTCCAGCACCTCGTCAATCAGCTCCTCAACAAT GAGGAAAAGTTGCCTTATACTTTTTATGTGTCGGACCATGAGCTTGCAGTGGAGCTTGGATCGTACCTTCAGAAGAATAAAG TTTCCGTGGAGAAGGTCATTACAATAGTATACCAGCCCCAGGCTGTATTTAGAATACGTCCAGTGACTCGATGTTCTTCAACTATTGCTG GTCACACTGAAGCTGTGCTTTCTGTTGCCTTTAGTCCTGATGGACACCACCTGGCTAGTGGATCAGGTGATACAACTGTTCGTATGTGGGATTTGAATACGCAGACACCATTGTTTACATGTAAAG GACACAAGAACTGGGTTCTTTGTATTGCATGGTCGCCAGATGGTAAGCATCTAGTTAGCGGAAGCAAGGCTGGAGAACTTATATGCTGGGACCCACAGACTGGCAAATCACTGGGAAATCCACTTATG GGGCACAAGAAATGGATAACTGGAATTTCATGGGAGCCAGTGCATCTTAGTGCTCCATGCTGCCGATTTGTCAGTGCAAGTAAAGATGGTGATGCAAGGATCTGGGATGTTGCTTTCAAGAAATGTATAATATGCCTTACTGGACATACACTGGCCATAACCTGTGTGAAATGGGGAGGTGATGGATTCATATATACTGG ATCTCAGGATTGCACAATTAAAATATGGGAGACTACACAAGGAAAGCTAATTCGGGAATTGAAG GGCCATGGGCATTGGGTGAATTCATTGGCATTGAGTACTGAGTATGTTCTCCGAACTGGTGCCTTTGATCACACTGGTAAACAGTATTCATCTCCAGAGGAAATGAAGCAG GTTGCTTTGGAAAGGTATAATAAGATGAGGGGCGGTGCTCCTGAAAGATTGGTGTCTGGTTCAGATGACTTTACCATGTTTCTATGGGAACCTGCTGCCAGCAAACACCCCAAAAATCGTATGACTGGTCATCAACAG CTTGTAAATCATGTTTACTTTTCTCCTGACGGGCAATGGATTGCAAGTGCCTCCTTTGATAAGTCAGTCAAATTATGGAATGGAGTAACTGGAAGTTTCGTGGCTGCCTTCCGTGGCCATGTTGGGCCCGTTTATCAAATAAG CTGGTCAGCTGACAGTAGACTGCTTTTGAGTGGAAGCAAAGACTCAACTCTCAAG GTTTGGGATATTCGTACGCAGAAGCTGAAACAAGATCTTCCAGGACATGCAGATGAA GTGTTTGCAGTGGACTGGAGTCCAGATGGTGAGAAAGTAGCATCAGGTGGAAAGGATAAAGTTCTGAAGCTATGGATGGGGTAG